From the Bacillus tuaregi genome, one window contains:
- the gntK gene encoding gluconokinase, with the protein MTSYMLGIDIGTTSTKAVLFTEKGEVIQHENIGYPLHTPDISTAEQNPEEIYQAVVQAISNIMKRSQDKKLSFISFSSAMHSVIAMDENDEPLTPVITWADNRSEAWAHKIKNELNGHEVYKRTGTPIHPMSPLCKIAWIVHDRPEIAAKAKKYIGIKEFIFKRFFNQYVVDYSLASCMGMMNLEKLAWDEEALQIAGITPAQLSELVPTTKMFNHCEPDLAKRMGIDPETPFVIGASDGVLSNLGVNAIRKGEIAVTIGTSGAIRTIIDKPQTDEKGRIFCYALTENHWVIGGPVNNGGMVLRWIRDELASSEVETAKRLGIDPYEVLTKIAERVRPGADGLLFHPYLAGERAPLWNPDVRGSFFGLTMSHKKEHMIRAALEGVIYNLYTVFLALTECMDGPVTRIQATGGFARSEVWRQMMADIFASDVVVPESYESSCLGACILGLYATGEIDSFEIVSEMVGSTFKHTPKEEATKEYRQLLPIFINLSRVLEDDYSRIANYQRNLIRHQ; encoded by the coding sequence ATGACTAGCTATATGTTAGGGATTGATATCGGAACAACCAGTACAAAGGCTGTGTTATTTACGGAAAAGGGTGAGGTTATCCAGCATGAAAATATCGGCTACCCGCTCCACACACCAGATATTTCAACAGCTGAACAAAACCCGGAAGAGATTTATCAGGCGGTCGTACAAGCCATTAGCAATATTATGAAACGCAGCCAGGATAAGAAGCTCTCCTTTATTTCTTTTAGCAGTGCCATGCACAGTGTCATTGCTATGGATGAAAACGACGAGCCGCTCACGCCTGTGATCACTTGGGCGGATAACCGCAGTGAAGCATGGGCCCATAAGATTAAAAATGAATTGAACGGACATGAGGTCTACAAACGAACCGGAACTCCGATTCATCCAATGTCCCCATTATGTAAAATCGCTTGGATTGTCCATGACCGTCCTGAAATCGCCGCGAAAGCGAAAAAATATATCGGAATTAAGGAATTTATTTTTAAACGTTTCTTTAATCAATATGTTGTTGATTATTCACTTGCTTCATGCATGGGTATGATGAATCTTGAAAAACTGGCTTGGGATGAAGAGGCGCTACAAATTGCCGGAATTACACCTGCACAATTATCTGAGCTCGTGCCAACCACTAAGATGTTCAATCATTGTGAGCCTGATTTAGCCAAGAGAATGGGTATTGACCCAGAGACTCCATTTGTGATTGGAGCGAGCGATGGCGTGCTATCGAACCTTGGTGTCAATGCGATTCGTAAAGGCGAAATCGCGGTCACCATCGGGACAAGCGGTGCGATCCGTACGATTATTGACAAGCCGCAAACCGATGAAAAAGGAAGAATCTTCTGCTATGCGTTAACAGAAAATCATTGGGTCATCGGCGGACCGGTTAATAATGGTGGAATGGTCTTGCGCTGGATTCGTGACGAGTTGGCTTCATCAGAGGTTGAAACAGCGAAGAGACTGGGAATTGATCCGTATGAAGTCTTAACGAAAATTGCCGAACGTGTAAGACCTGGGGCAGATGGACTTCTTTTCCATCCATACCTGGCAGGTGAACGGGCACCATTATGGAATCCAGACGTGCGCGGCTCCTTCTTCGGCTTAACGATGTCGCATAAAAAAGAGCATATGATTCGTGCTGCTTTAGAGGGTGTTATTTACAATTTATATACTGTCTTTTTAGCCTTAACAGAATGCATGGACGGACCTGTCACACGTATTCAAGCAACGGGAGGCTTTGCCCGCTCCGAGGTTTGGAGACAAATGATGGCCGATATTTTTGCATCAGATGTTGTCGTGCCTGAAAGCTATGAAAGCTCCTGCTTAGGTGCCTGTATTTTAGGCTTATATGCGACAGGGGAAATTGACTCCTTTGAGATTGTATCTGAAATGGTGGGCAGCACCTTCAAGCATACACCAAAGGAAGAAGCAACAAAGGAATATCGTCAATTACTACCGATTTTTATCAACTTATCAAGGGTTTTAGAAGACGATTATTCACGAATCGCTAACTATCAGAGAAATTTAATTAGACATCAGTAG